A single window of Thalassoroseus pseudoceratinae DNA harbors:
- a CDS encoding TolC family protein — MRKSQVLPAGAAGDDMPRWGDLSQQSDVRQASFRKPPGLPDFIAPPPEEVRDTELTDSLLSYPPYSQDNDDEYSVVASEQVVVPVPPPPPGLIKRLMNRLGCGDDEVTEPLLIEAPYFSSTGEVATPDRWWTSFGNEDLDRQIDYSLNENLTLVSAFQRLRQAEAVTRREASDLFPDLNGVSTAEQGFSSFDTDDGLFTLGLDASYQVDLWGQIESRVDAERLRASATAEDYQAIALTLSAEIARAWFSLIEAYAQLELLEEQLETNALGLKLQETRFRGGDDRVGSADVLRQQQLVESTREQMVIARSRVDVLEHQLAVLQGRPPQDATYDVGSTLPNLQPLPLTGLPSELIHRRPDVRRDYLAMLAADRDLASAITDRYPRLDLGGSLTTLATRSTNLFQDWIFIIGGQLFAPIFDGGQRRAEIDRTDAVVRELVAEYGQTVLVAFQEVENALALEYYQTQRIESLEKQYDLAKQASKELRDRYFGFGEEIGETEYLDVLTATTTEQRLQRDLVSAKLDLILTRISLYLALAGGFDPNPQLRFSECPPQTVLDEQPAETANNASLDTDPDLDHRLPRNSRRGGSGDRGDQSDPTDRTTDRSDAEVSGAR; from the coding sequence GTGAGAAAGTCTCAAGTTTTACCTGCCGGGGCAGCCGGGGATGATATGCCGCGATGGGGAGATCTGTCACAACAGTCAGATGTCCGTCAGGCTTCCTTTCGTAAGCCGCCTGGGTTGCCGGACTTCATCGCTCCGCCGCCTGAGGAAGTCCGTGACACGGAATTGACGGACTCGCTGTTATCCTATCCTCCCTATTCTCAGGACAATGATGATGAGTACTCGGTCGTCGCATCGGAGCAAGTTGTCGTACCGGTCCCGCCACCGCCTCCGGGTTTGATCAAGCGACTCATGAACCGTTTGGGATGTGGAGACGATGAGGTCACGGAACCGCTGCTCATCGAAGCACCGTACTTCTCTTCCACTGGCGAGGTGGCCACGCCCGACCGCTGGTGGACGTCGTTTGGCAATGAGGATTTGGATCGGCAAATCGACTATTCTCTCAACGAAAACCTTACACTTGTTTCCGCATTCCAACGCTTGCGGCAGGCGGAAGCGGTGACTCGGCGTGAAGCTTCGGACCTGTTCCCCGATCTCAACGGTGTCAGCACTGCCGAACAGGGATTTAGCAGTTTCGATACCGATGACGGACTATTCACCCTAGGTTTGGATGCTTCCTATCAAGTCGATCTTTGGGGCCAAATCGAGTCCCGTGTGGACGCCGAACGGTTGCGAGCCTCGGCGACGGCGGAAGATTATCAGGCCATCGCGTTGACGTTGTCAGCCGAGATCGCGCGGGCTTGGTTCTCACTGATCGAAGCGTACGCCCAACTAGAGTTGTTAGAGGAACAACTTGAAACCAACGCCCTTGGTCTCAAGTTGCAGGAGACTCGGTTCCGCGGCGGTGATGATCGTGTTGGCAGTGCCGATGTCTTGCGGCAGCAGCAGTTGGTGGAGTCAACACGCGAGCAGATGGTGATTGCCCGTTCGCGTGTCGATGTGCTGGAACACCAATTGGCCGTTTTACAGGGGCGACCACCTCAGGATGCAACCTACGATGTAGGAAGTACCTTGCCCAACCTTCAACCGCTGCCATTGACAGGGTTGCCATCGGAACTCATTCATCGGCGGCCTGATGTCCGTCGCGACTATCTGGCGATGTTAGCCGCCGATCGTGACTTAGCGTCAGCGATCACTGATCGATACCCACGGCTGGATTTGGGCGGTTCCCTAACGACCCTCGCGACTCGTTCGACGAATTTGTTTCAGGATTGGATCTTCATCATTGGCGGTCAGCTCTTTGCTCCGATTTTTGACGGGGGTCAGCGTCGAGCGGAGATTGACCGCACGGATGCCGTCGTGAGAGAACTCGTGGCCGAGTATGGCCAAACTGTGTTAGTCGCATTCCAAGAGGTCGAAAACGCCTTGGCTCTGGAATACTATCAGACCCAGCGGATTGAGAGTTTGGAAAAACAATACGACTTGGCAAAGCAGGCCTCGAAAGAGTTGCGAGATCGATACTTTGGCTTCGGCGAGGAAATTGGCGAGACCGAATACCTCGACGTTTTGACGGCCACAACAACAGAACAACGGTTGCAGCGGGACCTAGTGTCTGCCAAACTAGATTTAATCCTGACCCGAATTTCACTCTACTTGGCGTTAGCTGGCGGTTTCGACCCCAATCCTCAACTTCGCTTCAGTGAGTGCCCTCCGCAGACCGTCCTCGATGAACAACCAGCCGAAACAGCGAACAACGCGTCCTTGGATACGGATCCTGATCTCGATCATCGGTTGCCTCGGAATTCTCGGCGGGGCGGCAGCGGCGATCGTGGTGATCAATCGGACCCAACCGACCGCACAACAGATCGAAGCGACGCGGAAGTCAGCGGCGCTCGTTGA